CTTTACCAACTCTGGTAAAAGGATGCTTCTATGAAAATATATGTGGTAAAGCGGGGAGACAGCGTGGACACCATTGCCGAATCCCAGGGCATTCCGGTACAAAGCCTTATATTTGATAACCAGATTGGTTATCCATACCGCCTGGCTGTAGGCCAGGCACTTTATATCAGGGATGACAGCCCTTCGGAAGAAAGGACTCCTCTTTATGTGTTCGGTTATGCATACCCGATCATCAGTCCGGATAATCTGGAGAACACCCTTCCATTTCTGACCGATCTATATGTCTTCTCTTATGGATTTACCATGGAGGGTGATCTGGTTCCCCCCATGAGCCCGGATGACTGGATGATTGAAAGGGCCTGGCAGCTTGGCGTGCGTCCGATTTTGACCCTTACTCCTCTCGGTCCTGACGGGCACTTTAACAACAATCTGGTCTCTGCGGTTGTACATAATATGGAGGTACAGCAGCGGCTGATCTGGAATCTGGGGCTTACAATGCTGGAAAAGGGATTCGGAGGCATGGATTTTGACTTTGAATACATTATGGCGGATGACCGGGAAGCCTATGCGGACCTTGTGAGGCGGACCACCCAGATCATGAACCAGTTCGGCTATCAGGTTACGGTTGCCCTGGCTCCCAAGACATCGGCAACACAGCCAGGGCTTTTGTATGAGGGGATTGATTATGCGCTTTTGGGCGAAGCGGCTAACCGGGTTTTTTTGATGACTTATGAATGGGGATATACATTCGGTCCCCCAATGGCCGTTGCCCCCATCAACATGGTCAGAAGAGTGGTAGAATATGCCGTGACAGCGATCCCCAGGGAGAAAATCAGCCTTGGAATCCCCAATTACGGGTATGACTGGCCGCTGCCCTATGAGCGGGGGGTGACAAGGGCAAGGACCATAAACAACTTGGAGGCGGTCCAGATTGCCATTGATCATGGTGTGGAGATCCAGTTTGACGAGGTTGCCATGTCCCCATATTTCCGTTATTGGCAGTATGGAGTCCAGCATGAGGTGTGGTTTGAGGATGTGAGAAGCTATAAGGCCAAGTTTGACTTAATCAAAGAGTTCGGCCTGACCGGGGCAGGGTATTGGCAGCTCATGCAGTTTTTCCGGGCAAACTGGCTATTGCTGGAGCAGATGTTTGATATTAAAAGGATTGGAGAATGATTTTACCAGTTTCCATGAAAAGTCCGTTGCAATTCTTCCATTTTTCTGTTATATTGATTTGTTAAACAGTTAGTGGAGAGGATTTCAGGATGTTTTTATATCAGATTACAGATGACCATGTACGGATTCTGGGTTGCCGGGGATATGACGGTTCCATACGGATCCCTGAGAATATCGGGGGTTTGCCGGTGACGGAGCTGGCTGCCTATGCATTTTCTGACGGCTGGGGGAAAAAAGAGATGCTTTCATTGGCAGGAAAAGAGATACGCCTGTGCGATGAAGAGGGCAACCCAATTGAAATAGAAGAAAAGGATATTCCGCCGGAGATAAGCTGTGAAAGGCTGAAAGATATATATTTACCGGATACGATTGGAAAAATAGGAAACTATGCATTCTATAACTGCTATGAGTTAAGACAAGTGGAATGCTTCAGTTCCATTTTTGATGTAGGTTCAGGACTTTTTACCGGCTGTACGGGAATCCGGTTTTTGGATATCCATATGATTGATGGAGAACGCTCCTGCATGAAAGAACTGCTGGCGGAATTGCGGCAGGAGCTTTATGTAAACTATTATAGCAGTAAGGGGAATGCAAGGCTGGTTTTTCCTGAAATGTTTGAGGAGTCTGTGGAGCATACGCCAGCTAGAATCATCCTCAGGGAAATGCATGGCTGCGGGCATATGTACCGTTACTGCTTTGACAAGACGGAGTTTCAGTTTCATAAATACGACGCCCTGTTTCCTCACATCCTGGTGCAGGAGCCGGAGCGGGTGACCGCAGCCCTGGTTCTGGGGAGGCTTTATACTCCTTTGGAACTTCTTGAAAGGGACAGGGAGGTGTACGAGGCTTACCTGATGGAGCACTTTATAGGAGCGGCGGGACTGGCGCTTAAGGAAAAGGACCCGGCCCTTTTCCTCTGGCTTGCTATGCAGTATGGACATAAGCAGGAGGACTTCGACGAAATGGTCGATATGGCAGCAGGTGCAGACAAGCCTGAGCTTTTAAGTGTCCTTATGAATCTCCGCCGCCAGCGCTTTACGGCAGGGAAACGGAAATTTTCCCTGACATAATTTACTTATTGAAGGCAAGGTGAATCGTCCTTCCTTGTATAGAATAAAACAGAAAGAGGGTGGAAACATGATCGATCCGGTGAGACAAAGGCAGCTTGATGAGCTGGCCGAGGTAGAACTGGGCCATGAGATCCTGACCAATGCCCGCAACGAGCTTTATTTAAGCTTCCGGTATCTGGATGTGGCCTTAAGCAGCTTTGAATTTGAGGCTGACTGGACAGGCCGGGGCGTGGGGACAGACGGGTTTGTGATCTATTATCAGCCGGAGTACTTGTTTTCCATATATAAAAGAAGCCGGGCTCTGGTGAACAGGGCCTATCTGCATATGCTTTTCCACTGCCTGTTCTGCCATTTGAATGGAAAAGGGGAACGGGAAAAAGAATACTGGGATCTGGCATGTGATATCACCATTGAATCCATATTAGATGGTTTTTATGTAAGACCCGTTTACCGGCACCAGACTCCTTACCGAAGGGAGGTATATGGCAGGCTGGAAGAAAAGCGTAAGGTATTTACGGCTGAAGGGATTTATAAAGAGCTTCAGGATATGAATCTGACCGCAGAACAATATGGACGAATGGCGGCAGAATTTTATGTGGACAACCATGACCGTTGGGAAGATGAGGCTCCTCCGGGATTTCAGATGGAGCGCCAGAATAAATGGCAGAACATCAGGGAAACGATGCAGACGGAAATGGAGTCCTTTGGAGAGAAGAATGAGGATTCGTCAAAAAACCTTCTGGAACAGGTGAGGATAGAAAACCGGGAAAAATATGATTACAAGCAATTTTTAAGAAAGTTTGCGGTGTTAAGGGAGGAGGCCGAAATTGACCCGGATTCCTTTGATCCTGTGTTTTATACTTACGGCATGTCTCTTTACAGGAATATGCCGCTTATTGAGCCTCTGGAAACAAAGGAAGTTTATAAAATTGAGGACTTTGTGATCGTGATCGATACATCCATGTCCGTATCCGGAGATCTGGTGCGGCATTTCCTTCAGGAAACCTATGGTGTCCTTGGGGAATCAGAAAGCTATTTCCGTAAGATCAATATCCATATCATCCAGTGTGACGAGGAGATCCGATCTGATGTGACCATCACAAGCAGGGAGGAGATGGAAGATTACATGGAGAATTTCTCATTATCCGGATTTGGAGGAACAGATTTCCGGCCGGCTTTCGAATATGTGAACGGTCTTTTGAGCAAAGGAGCTTTTAAGAAGCTCCGGGGTCTTTTGTATTTTACCGACGGAAAAGGAATATATCCGGTGAAAATGCCGCCCTATGATACGGCTTTTGTCTTTATGGAGGACCAGTATGAGGATATTTCCGTACCGGGCTGGGCGATGAAGGTGATCCTGACAGAAGAGGATCTGAAAGTTACATGACAGGAGATTTTAATATGAATATTAAACGAGCAAAAGAAGAAATTAAGAATACCATAGAAGCCTATCTGCTAAAGGATGCATACGGCGCTTATGAGATACCGTCGGTCCAGCAAAGACCGGTGTTTCTCATGGGGCCTCCGGGAGTGGGAAAGACCCAGATCATGGGGCAGGTAGCCAGGGAGTGCGGGATCGGACTGGTGGCTTATACCATCACCCACCATACCCGCCAGAGTGCGGTGGGACTTCCCTTTATAAACGAAAAGGAATATGGAGGAAATACTTACCGTGTAACAGAATATACCATGAGCGAGATCGTGGCCTCCATTTACGATAAGATCGAGAGCACCGGTCTTAAGGAAGGGATCCTTTTTATCGATGAGATCAACTGTGTGTCCGAGACCCTTGCGCCGACCATGCTCCAGTTTCTTCAGTATAAGACCTTTGGAAACCACAAGATTCCCGAAGGCTGGATCATTGTGACGGCTGGAAATCCGCCGGAATATAACAAGTCAGTCCGGGATTTTGATGTGGTGACCTTAGACCGGATTAAACTCATCTATGTGGAACCTGATTTTGAGGTATGGAAAGCCTATGCCTATGAGCAGGCCCTGCATCCGGCGGTCATTTCCTATCTGAATACCAGAACCGAATACTTCTGCCGGATCGAAACGACTGTTGATGGAAAGTTTTTCGCCACTCCCAGGGGGTGGGAAGACTTATCAAAATTTATTGAAATTTATGAACGCCTGGGCAAAAAGGTGGACCGGGATGTGGTGGGAGAGTATATCCAGTTCCTTAAGATTGCCAAGGATTTCACAAACTACCTGGAACTATATTATAAGTACCGGGATGATTATCAGATTGATGGGATCTTGTCCGGCATCATTAGGGAGAGCCTGTGCAACAGGCTGAAACGGGCGCCTTTTGATGAGAAGCTGAATGTCATCGGCCTTTTATTGTCCAGGCTGGGTCAAAGCTTCCGCGCTGTGTCCGATCAGGGAGACAGAACCGGCCTTTTAATGGAAGAATTGAAGAAAATAAGCCCGGAAACCAGCGGAAACCCGGAGGTCTCCATGTCAGCCCGTCTTGCAGACTTAAGGAACCGGTGGAATGAGGATTGGGACAGAAAAAGAAAAGCCGGACTCTTAAATAGAAGAGAAGATTATTTGCGCCGGGATGTGGAAGCCATTCTCCTTAAGTATGAGGAAAGCCTTCAAATGGAAGAAACCGGAGAGAATGAGTCAGCCTGGAGCCGGATACAAGAGATGTTTGAGGAAGAAGACGTCAGGTATGAGGCGCTTTTGGCAGAGGGAGGAAAAGCCATGGAACACGTATTTGATTTCATGGAAGCTGCCTTTGGAGACGGACAGGAAATGGTGGTATTTATAACGGAACTAAATTCCGGGTATTATAGCGTTAAATTTTTAAAAGAGTACGATTGTGAACGATATTATCAATATAATGAGCGTCTTTTATTCAAGGATCGGGAGAATGAAATAAAGGCCAGGATCGATAGTTTGGGAAAATAATGTATAAAAACCAGAAAGCTTCTCCATAATAAAGAGAGAAAAGGAGGTAGTGCCATGGGAAATAAAGCATTGAGTTATACAGCTCTGACCATAGCCATTATCGGCGCGGTTAACTGGGGGCTGGTAGGTTTCTTTAACTTCAACCTGGTGTCATTTATTTTCGGCAGCATGACATGGATTACAAGAATCGTGTATGCTCTGGTAGGAATTTGCGGGTTGTACCTGCTTACCTTTTTTGGCCGTTCAGAAGCAGGCGCAGAGGATAGCAGATAATTTAAACAAAGGCATTGCAGCATGGGTGGGACTACTTATCATGCTGCAATGCCTTCGCTCATTTCATTGGACATTTCTTTAGAAATACCAGGGAATTAACGGCTTCCGTTAGTTCGCCCAGCCTTTATCATATTAGACGAAAGGTCATTTAGATCCCTGTACATGGGCTATATATGAGTTGTAAGCAATGGGGAATTGTGATACAATATTGTCATGAAATATCGTGTGGCAGGGTGCATTCGCCTCTGTTCTTAAGGGCTGAGGGTGATGCTATATGAAATGAAAATTATTGACCTTTGGTCTTTTTTTCTTGTTATTGCTTGCATTCGTTTTTGCATTTTGTAAGCAGCTATACATAGAAACCATCCGGATGCTTGGCAGTTAAGAGGATGGTTTTTCTGCTCATATAATGATCAGCCGCCCTGCCTGCTCTGTAGGTGAAAGTCACAGGCATATGCTCTGACTTGCGCAGCGATATGATTGTCCCATGTCATAATGTGTAAAATCCTGCTTCATCCTGCAATGATTTTCCCGGCAACAGGCCGGCAGATCATCCTGTGAACAGGTAAAACCAGCATTCAATTTCAGGAGGGATTTATGTTCTTTATATGCGGAATGAGCCAGGGAAAGAAAATACTTGATTACACCAAAACAGTGATCTGCGGCCTGTGCGGAGGCTACGGCAGATATCAGGTGTTTATGACTTACAGTTATTTCAGTATTTTTTTCATTCCCATCATAAAATGGGGCAGACGCTATTACGTCCAGATGTCCTGCTGTAATACTATTTACCAGCTGGATCCGGAAAAGGGGAAAAGACTGAGCCATAGGGAATCCGTGGATATTAGCGAGCAGGATTTAACTCTGGTGCAGTCAGGTCACAGGGCCTCAGACTGGAAACGGAAGCAATGCTCTCACTGCGGTTATGAAACCACAGAGGACTTTGAGTACTGCCCCAAATGCGGACAGCGGTTTTAAGAGAGAGGAAGGAGAAGGAGCTGTTCCTGTTTCAGCCTAAATGATGATATCATCAAGGGCTCTTTTGGGAACATAATGCACCTGATTTTCATCCCGGTAATAATGGGTATCTCCGTCTTCTTTAACCGGGACAATGACCACCTGTTCTTTGGGCTTTCCAAGGGCAAGGACTAAGTCTAAGGAGTACCGGGAAGGGTCGATGGAAAGAGCGTCTGCCAGATCATTTCTCCGTACCGTCCCAAATATACATCCGCCATATCCCTTTTCCGCTGCTCCAAGCATGATGGTCTGGGCAGTGATTCCATCATCATACAGCTTATTTTTCCCAAGGGACAAGTCGCATAGAATGATGATGTAGGCAGATGGACGTTCCCCCTTTTCAGGGCCGTCCCAGTCCGGCAGAGCGCCGGCCCAGCTAAGGGTATCGAACACCCTGGCATTTTCTTCCGGAGTGTTGCACAGCCGGAACTTTAACGCCTGGGAATTGGCTGTTGAGGGGGTGAGTCTGGCTAAATCCACCAGCTCCCTCAAGTCTTTCGTGGAAACTGTTTCATCCTCATAAAACCGACGGCAGGTACGGCATTTTAAAACCAGTTCTTTTAACATATAAATTCCTCCTGTTTTGTCTGTATTTTATCCGTTTTCTTATTATAAAAGTATAGCAGGTATTGGTCTGTCATGCAATGGACAAGGGGAAGGAAGGGCGAGAATATGATGAATACCAAAGGGGAACTGATTGCTTATTGCCTAAGCTATCCTGATGTTTACGAAGACTATCCCTTTCGTGACCATCAGTGGGCGGTTATCCGGCACAGAAAAAACAAAAAGGTATTTGCCTGGATCTATGAACGGGATGGACTGGTCTGCATTAATTTAAAATGTGATCCTGAGTGGGTGGAATTTTGGAGAAATGCATTTTCCGGCGTGCTTCCAGGGTACCATTTAAACAAAAAATATTGGAACACAGTCCTTCTTGACGGATCCGTACCGGAAGAAGACATCAGGAGGCTGATTGGGGAAAGCTTTGATCTGACCATCTGACCTTCCAGTCTTGCCGGGAAAACAGTAGTTAAAATAAACAAAAAAATATTGATTTATTCATAATTATTGTGAAGTTTTCGGAGTGGACAAAATTGAAACATGTGAAATAAAAAAGTTCAAGAGCATTATTTCATAATTTATTGTGAAAACACACAGTGACAGTTGTGGTTAATTTTTAGATTCTGCCAGTTTTTGACTGGGGAAAAAAGCAAGTTGGAATCATTGACTTTATTTTCCTAAGGTGTTAAACTGAGACTTGGTTTCAGGGTCATAGGACAACATGAAACCGCGACAGATACATGAAACAATAAGACCTATGTAGTCGCAAGGAGGAGAATTATTATGAAATTAACAGCAAAAAAACTGGTACTTACAGGCGTAGCCGTATTAACAATGGCATCTATCTCTGCATGTGGAAGCACTAAGACTGCTGAAACAACAGCAGCAACTGAGGCTGCTGTTACAACAGAGGCTACAACAGA
The nucleotide sequence above comes from Lacrimispora sp. BS-2. Encoded proteins:
- a CDS encoding VWA-like domain-containing protein — its product is MIDPVRQRQLDELAEVELGHEILTNARNELYLSFRYLDVALSSFEFEADWTGRGVGTDGFVIYYQPEYLFSIYKRSRALVNRAYLHMLFHCLFCHLNGKGEREKEYWDLACDITIESILDGFYVRPVYRHQTPYRREVYGRLEEKRKVFTAEGIYKELQDMNLTAEQYGRMAAEFYVDNHDRWEDEAPPGFQMERQNKWQNIRETMQTEMESFGEKNEDSSKNLLEQVRIENREKYDYKQFLRKFAVLREEAEIDPDSFDPVFYTYGMSLYRNMPLIEPLETKEVYKIEDFVIVIDTSMSVSGDLVRHFLQETYGVLGESESYFRKINIHIIQCDEEIRSDVTITSREEMEDYMENFSLSGFGGTDFRPAFEYVNGLLSKGAFKKLRGLLYFTDGKGIYPVKMPPYDTAFVFMEDQYEDISVPGWAMKVILTEEDLKVT
- a CDS encoding nitroreductase family protein — its product is MLKELVLKCRTCRRFYEDETVSTKDLRELVDLARLTPSTANSQALKFRLCNTPEENARVFDTLSWAGALPDWDGPEKGERPSAYIIILCDLSLGKNKLYDDGITAQTIMLGAAEKGYGGCIFGTVRRNDLADALSIDPSRYSLDLVLALGKPKEQVVIVPVKEDGDTHYYRDENQVHYVPKRALDDIII
- a CDS encoding leucine-rich repeat protein translates to MFLYQITDDHVRILGCRGYDGSIRIPENIGGLPVTELAAYAFSDGWGKKEMLSLAGKEIRLCDEEGNPIEIEEKDIPPEISCERLKDIYLPDTIGKIGNYAFYNCYELRQVECFSSIFDVGSGLFTGCTGIRFLDIHMIDGERSCMKELLAELRQELYVNYYSSKGNARLVFPEMFEESVEHTPARIILREMHGCGHMYRYCFDKTEFQFHKYDALFPHILVQEPERVTAALVLGRLYTPLELLERDREVYEAYLMEHFIGAAGLALKEKDPALFLWLAMQYGHKQEDFDEMVDMAAGADKPELLSVLMNLRRQRFTAGKRKFSLT
- a CDS encoding zinc ribbon domain-containing protein codes for the protein MFFICGMSQGKKILDYTKTVICGLCGGYGRYQVFMTYSYFSIFFIPIIKWGRRYYVQMSCCNTIYQLDPEKGKRLSHRESVDISEQDLTLVQSGHRASDWKRKQCSHCGYETTEDFEYCPKCGQRF
- a CDS encoding MmcQ/YjbR family DNA-binding protein, with translation MNTKGELIAYCLSYPDVYEDYPFRDHQWAVIRHRKNKKVFAWIYERDGLVCINLKCDPEWVEFWRNAFSGVLPGYHLNKKYWNTVLLDGSVPEEDIRRLIGESFDLTI
- a CDS encoding glycosyl hydrolase family 18 protein; translation: MKIYVVKRGDSVDTIAESQGIPVQSLIFDNQIGYPYRLAVGQALYIRDDSPSEERTPLYVFGYAYPIISPDNLENTLPFLTDLYVFSYGFTMEGDLVPPMSPDDWMIERAWQLGVRPILTLTPLGPDGHFNNNLVSAVVHNMEVQQRLIWNLGLTMLEKGFGGMDFDFEYIMADDREAYADLVRRTTQIMNQFGYQVTVALAPKTSATQPGLLYEGIDYALLGEAANRVFLMTYEWGYTFGPPMAVAPINMVRRVVEYAVTAIPREKISLGIPNYGYDWPLPYERGVTRARTINNLEAVQIAIDHGVEIQFDEVAMSPYFRYWQYGVQHEVWFEDVRSYKAKFDLIKEFGLTGAGYWQLMQFFRANWLLLEQMFDIKRIGE
- a CDS encoding AAA family ATPase → MNIKRAKEEIKNTIEAYLLKDAYGAYEIPSVQQRPVFLMGPPGVGKTQIMGQVARECGIGLVAYTITHHTRQSAVGLPFINEKEYGGNTYRVTEYTMSEIVASIYDKIESTGLKEGILFIDEINCVSETLAPTMLQFLQYKTFGNHKIPEGWIIVTAGNPPEYNKSVRDFDVVTLDRIKLIYVEPDFEVWKAYAYEQALHPAVISYLNTRTEYFCRIETTVDGKFFATPRGWEDLSKFIEIYERLGKKVDRDVVGEYIQFLKIAKDFTNYLELYYKYRDDYQIDGILSGIIRESLCNRLKRAPFDEKLNVIGLLLSRLGQSFRAVSDQGDRTGLLMEELKKISPETSGNPEVSMSARLADLRNRWNEDWDRKRKAGLLNRREDYLRRDVEAILLKYEESLQMEETGENESAWSRIQEMFEEEDVRYEALLAEGGKAMEHVFDFMEAAFGDGQEMVVFITELNSGYYSVKFLKEYDCERYYQYNERLLFKDRENEIKARIDSLGK
- a CDS encoding DUF378 domain-containing protein; the encoded protein is MGNKALSYTALTIAIIGAVNWGLVGFFNFNLVSFIFGSMTWITRIVYALVGICGLYLLTFFGRSEAGAEDSR